The sequence below is a genomic window from Chitinophagaceae bacterium.
GTAAGGGTATTGCCTGACTACTAACTGAAACATAGAGAAGACTGAAAACAAGTTAAAATGATGAGCCATATAACCCGGATTTTTCAATAGAAAAAACCCCGCTTCGCTGCGACATGGCATTACGAAGTTGTTGCTCATTTTATTCAAAATGGAAGATGGAGGAATGGGGTGAGTTACTTTCCAATACAAAACTTCGAAAAAATACTCGCCAAAATATCATCATTCGTAATCTCCCCGGTGATCTCTCCGAGGTGATTTAATGCACGCCGGATGTCAGCAACGAAAAGTTCCTGTGAAGTGCCTGCCTCTAATGCATACAACACATCCTTTAAGGCATTGCTTGTATTACTGAGTGCTTCATAATGGCGAACATTCGTCACAATTGTCCGGTCATTCAGTTGTTCATTGTTCAATACCTGTTCTGCAAGTTGCTGTTTTAAATCTTCAAGGTGCTGGTGTTTTGCTGCGGAGATAAATAAAATGTTGGGCACGTCATGAAATTCTTCCGGCAGGTTGCGGGATGCTTCACCATCCATTTTATTGCCCACCACCAATACCGGAATTTCCGCAACAGGCAGCCTCGACAAGTCATACAGCAGATCCTCGCGGTTCATGTCTTTCACATCAAATACATACAGCAACATAGCAGACTGCCGTATTTTTTCCATGGTTCTTTCCACACCTATTTTCTCCAGTACATCTGTAGCATCACGGATGCCGGCTGTATCAATCAATCGGAATAAAATGCCATGAATGTTAATCACCTCCTCAATGGTATCACGCGTTGTGCCCGGAATTTCCGACACGATAGCACGCTCTTCATTCAGCAAGGCATTTAATAAAGTTGATTTGCCTGCATTCGGTCTGCCGGCAATCACTGTGGTAACGCCGTTCCGGATTACGTTGCCTAACTGAAAGGAAGCATGCAAGCGGTCAATGGCTTCCTTCAATCGCAGCAACAATGTTTTTAATTGTTGCCTGTTGGCGAACACCACATCTTCTTCCGCAAAATCGAGCTCCAGTTCAATCAGCGAAGCAAAGTGAATCAGTTCATCACGCAACCGTTTTATCTCGGTAGAAAATCCACCACGCATCTGGTTGATAGCTGCCTTGCGCGAACTTTCAGAATCTGATGCAATCAGATCAGCTACGGCTTCTGCCTGCGAAAGATCGAGTCGCCCGTTTAAGAAAGCGCGCAGTGTAAATTCTCCCGCTTTGGCAGGACGTGCGCCTTTCCTGATAAGTAATTGAATGATTCGTTGTTGAATATAGGGTGCACCATGACACGATATTTCTACTACATTTTCTTTTGTGTAGGAATGAGGTGCTTTGAAAATTCCAACCACTACTTCATCAATAATTTCATCAGCCTCCATAATATGACCGAAGTGAAGTGTATGTGTTGGCTGATCATTCAGCACTTTTCCTTTGAAGATGGTATCACAAATGGTGATACCATCTTTTCCCGACAGGCGAATGACTGCAATGGCACCTACGCCGGGCGGTGTGGAAAGAGCAACAATGGTATCTTCAACAAACATGTATTGTATGCCTGAATTGAAAGGCAGGATTTTTTCTGTTAAATGATTTAATGTACCGCCAATGAAGCGCTATCCATTCAAATATAGAGGGTTTGTTTTAGAATGATGGATATTTGCCGGCGCAACATTTAATGGCATGAAGATACTTTTTGTTTGTCTTGGCAACATCTGCCGCTCACCAATGGCAGAAGGAATTATGAAACAACTGGTGCAACAGCATCAGCTTGACTGGTACATCGACAGTGCTGCAACGGAGTCGTACCACATTGGGAAAATGCCGGATCAGAGAGCCATCAATACCTGCAAAAAACATGGAATTGACATCTCAGCTCAGCGTGCAAGAAAACTAACCAAAAATGATTTCGAAAATTTCGACGTCCTGTATGCAATGGCCGATGAAGTGTTGTTGGAAATCCGGCGCGACCATAAAGATGCCTTCAATAATAAAAAACTCATGCTGCTGCTCGATGAAGCATTTCCCGGAGAACACCAATCCGTTCCTGATCCTTATTATGGAAAGGAAGAAGGCTTTGAGCCTGTGTTTCAATTAATCCAAAATGGATGCAAAGCAGTGTTGCAAAAACATGTCGCTATTAAAGAACCCGATTGATGCAACCACCGGCTAACATAAGACTGCTGTAATGCCCAATGCCGAATGCGCAATAACCAATAAACCAATGCCCATTGACCAGGTTGAAATCTCATTTTTTTTTCGAACAATTATTGCATTACTTGCATCAAATCCTGAAACCAAACGAACATGATCATAGTCAGTGAAAAAAGTATTGATGCAGCAGAAGCATATTTTGATGCCATTGAAGAAAAAGAAGCAGCTGAAATCAGTATCCGGTTTGCCGTTGAGCAACCTTATCTTTTGATTTACCTGCAAACCATGTCGGTGCTGGAAGAGGATGATACGATTGAGGAAGATGATGAAATAGAAGATACTTCAGATGAATTAACGGACAATCCATTAACGGAAGAGCTGAGTTTTTATGCCATGCTGATCTGGAAGGCATTTGAGCTGGAGGCGGGAAAAATTCCGTTGATCACTGAGCAGGAGATTGAAGAGCAATCGGATGCTTCCATGATTGAAATGCAAAAAATGCTGGAGCTCACAGAAGACGGAGACCCTGAAACGATAAAGAAACAGTTTGAAAAAATGCGGCAACCATTCCTGATCACTTACCTGCTCGCTGTTTTTTTTGGTGACGTTAGCGATGAAAATTTTGATGAGGATTTTGAAGATGAAGAAGCTAATTATCTTTTCCTGATCTGCAATCAGTTGATCATGATGATTGATGAAAAAGTAAATGGAAGCAGGATGAATGTGGTGAGATGATATTGAAACTCACCTATTGCCATTTCTACAAAATATTACAGATGCTATTTTGAATTGTTAATTTAATTTTTTCAGTGGCAGCTCTGTGTCACCCTTCGACTTCGCTCAGGGTGACTCGACATCGCTTACCCTTTGGCTACGCTCAGGGTGCGGGAGCAAAAATTCGGTCACTGGCGCAGCAGTGCGGGTGATTGATCGTATTTTTTTGCGCCCTTCGGCTACGCTCAGGGAGCAAAAAAATCCCGGCTGCTGAACGAAGTCGACAAAATCGGTCACCGATCCGATCGAAGTCAAAAAAATTCGGTCACTGAGCGCAGCCGAAGTGCCCGAATTTTGGAAGTTGATTGATCGTGTATTTTTTTGCGCCCTTCGGCTACGCTCAGGGAGCAAAAAAATCCCGGCTGCTGAACGAAGTCGACAAAATCGGTCACCGATCGAAGTCAAAAAAATTCGGTCACTGAGCGCAGCCGAAGTGCCCGAATTTCGGAAGGGGATTGGTTCTTTTTTTTGCGTCCTTCGGCGTCCTTCGGCTGCTCAGGGTGCGCTTCTGGCAAAGCCGAACATTCTTAGTGTATGATATTTAACTCCTGCAGCAAATAACCTGCCCCTGCATATTTGTCGATGATGAACAATGCGTACCTGATATCCAGTGAGATGTTCCTGCATTGCTCAGGATCAAAATAAAGATCACTCATCGTGCCTTCCCAGACACGATCAAAATTAAGACCTGTTAAATTTCCGCTTGCATTCACAACAGGACTGCCGCTGTTACCACCGGATGTATGATTGGAAGCGATGAAACAGGTGCGCAACTTTCCAGAACTGTCTGCATAGTTCCCGAAATCTTTGGTGTGGTAAAGTAAATGTAAGCGGTCAGGAATTTTATATTCTCTGTTGGCAGTTTCGCTTTTTTCAATAACGCCATCAAGCGTTGTAAAATAGTTGTAAGTAACGCCATTGCGCGGCTGGTAACTTTCTACTTTACCATACGCAATACGGAAAGAAAGATTAGCATCCGGATAAAATCGATGATCATTCATCACTTCCAGTTGAGCAGCCATGTATTTCCGGTTAAGGATGGAGATGTTGTTACGAAGCCCTTCAAATGGCAGATCAATGAAACGTTCATTGTATGCATTGATACCTTGCACCAACTGATAAACAGGATCCTTAGCAAGTTTCTTCAAGCTTCCCTTTTTGAATTTTTCAAGAAAGGACATCACCTTCTTTTCATCATCCAGGAAAGAAGCTTCAAATAATTTTTGCGCGAATGCTTGTCCGTCACCGGGAAATGTTGCCATAGCTTCCTGCAATGCTAATGGTGCTTTTTCAAAACCAATTTCATTTCCATACAGCGTAGTCATCGCTGCAAATAAATCAAGATCAGCTTCACGTGCATATCCTTTGAAAAATTTGATCGCACTATTTCTTTCGTCGTCAACTGCAGTTTGTATGGATGCTTCCGTTGCATCTTTGCTTTGTGCTGCCGTTTCAAGTTTTTCAAATGTGGAAGCAAAAGTCAGTAGCTCTGTATTCAACAGCGCATCATTATAAGTGATGTAAGGCTGCAATTTTCCTAATGAATCGTAGGATGCTTTTAAATCCGGCAGTAGTGTATTGTATTTTTTATTCCAGGACACATTGGTTGCAAGACGATTCGAAAAATCCTGCTCATAACGTTCTTTCCATGTTATAACGTCCGCTTTCTTCAGCCCGTAAACTTCTCCGGATGATTTTTTCAACGCGGAGGCCACACCATTATATTTCGGTAAATATTGTTTACGAAAGGTGTCATTGCTTTCCATCTCATCTGACCACACTTCCATTATTTTTTCATTTACATTATTCCGGTTTTCATTGAACACATTTTGTGTGAATTCGATTGCATATGAACTTGCATATTCATTTGACCTACCGGGAAAACCAAGCACCATGGTGAAATCACCTTCTTTCACACCGCTGAGTGAAACAGGAAATGAATACCTGGGTTTGAATGGCGCGTTATCAACTGAGTAATCAGCGGGCGCATTGTTTTTGTCTGCATAGATCCGGAACACTGCGAAATCACCGGTTTGTCTTGGCCAGCTCCAGTCATCTGTTTCGCCCCCAAAATTACCGATGGAAAGTGGCGGCGTTCCAACGAGCCGCACATCCCTGAAAGTTTCAGTAACAAACAAAATGAATTGATTGCCGCTGTAAAATGGTTTCACTTGTGCACCGTAATGAGTCCCACTTATTTTTTCTCTTGCAACAACCACCGACATGCTGTCGATTTTCAAATTCCTCTGCCATTCTTCCATTTGATTATTCAGCACGGAAAGAATCTTTGATGTAATATCTTCCATGCTGATAATGAACGTAACGGTTAATCCGGCACAAGGCTTTTCTTCCGCATGGTTCATGGCCCAAAAACCATTGGTGAGATAATCCTGTGAATCGGTCCGGAGTGAGTTGATCCTTCCACCGGCGCAATGATGATTGGTGAGCAGCAATCCTTCATCTGAAATCACCGTTCCTGTGCAATTGTTTGCGAATAAGCAAACCGCATCTTTCATGGAAGCATGATTCTCGCTGTATATTTCATCTGCTGAAAATTTCATTCCGTTTGCCTGCATATCACTCAGCGTAAGCTGATCAAGCAACATTGGCAACCACATTCCTTCCACAGGTGGTTCGGCGAGCACGGAATTGCTACTGAAACAAACCAGGAAAAAAAGTAAAACGGATAACCTTAATCTCATACTGTTAAAGTCAATTGCTCAGAAAGAAACCTGTGAAACCGGAAAGCATGCCACAGCAAAACCGGCGGCTGACATTTCCATGTGGCTAAAAATGCAAATTATTTTTGTTCGCCCTGTAACTTTTCGACACACCTCACCGCCAAACTGCTGAAACAACAAAAATCAATAACTCCAAAATTTTCCAACCATGAAAAAAGTATTTCTTCTTGCATTGGCGGTTTTACCGCTTTCCCTTTTCGCCCAAAATTCATTGCCCGGTTTCTTTGACAAATATGCCGGTCACACAGGATTTACTACCGTGAAAATTTCCCCGAAAATGTTTGACCTCATCGCATCCGTGGATGTGGAAGATGCTGACCTCTCGGTAGTGAAAGACATTACCGGCATCAATGTTTTAGTGTATGAACCTGAAGAAGGTAAAACCACTGACCTGACAGATAAACTGTACACTGAAGCCAAAGCGACAGGGTTTTCCGGATACGAAGAATTGCTGAGTGTGGTAGAAGAAGGTACTGACATCAGGATTCTTGCAAAATCAGCCGGCGAAGGTATTGTGAGCGACTTGCTGATTGTTGGTAAAGATGATGGTGAATTCATCTATGTGAACATTGCCGGTAAGATGGATATTAAAAAATTGAGTTCACTGGCGAATGATACGGACATCAAAGGTCTCGATCATCTGAAAGACATCGATAACGAGGATAAAAAATAAACGGACGTCAGCTCATTCATCCATGATAATAATGAGCTGACTCAATAGAAGCGGAAGATCCCCTTCCCCGAAGAAGCGTGCAGGCTGGCTTTTCTCATGGTTTGGTTCAATGAGCTGCCTGCCGCTTTTTCCCTTTCAAAAAAATAAGTTTTCTAAACCTGCACTTTCAAATTGCTTCAAAATGAAAATCGTCTTTTCCTTTCTCCTGTGTTGCTTCCCTTTTGTGATGTTTGCTGCTGATCCCCAACAAAACAATGAATCGGCAAGCGATAATGAATCCACTAAGCTGTCGCTCTATATTCCCGGTTTCCTCCTGCAGATGGGATCATGGTTTGTGCCCCGGGAAAAAGAACCCGAACTGAAAACTGCACTTCAAAAAATGCGGAGCACCAGCATTGTAGTTCGTGAAGGATGCGCTTATGTTGACTATAATGCTTCGCACAAATACGATAAGAAAATGAAAAAAATCAGTCACCAGAATTTTGAAGAGCTGGTGTCTGTGAATACGGAAGAAGAAAATGTTTCCGTGCAATTGCGGCAAAATAAAAAAGATAAAATCCGCCAGGTGGTTGTATTGGTTGATGATGGAGCATCTTCATTTGTGTTTCTCCGGTTGCGTTGCAACATCGGCATGAATGAACTGAAGCAGTGGATGGAGAAGGATGGAATTACTAAGCAGCAAATTTGAAAATAAGATCAGTATTTAGTTTGGTTTATTTCAATAAGTAAGTGCAACAAAGGCGCAGACTTCATCAAGCTGCGCTTTTGTTTTTTTGGGATATTTCAATTGAAAAATCCCGGTACGCTACGAGTGATAACTGCTAAGGGTTAGTCATTTTTATTTTAAAAAGAAAATGTTTCGCAATACTGTTTCATCAATGTAAGTCATTCAGGAGGAACCTTCTTACATAAAAGAAATGTATCCGTTAATAGTCAGGAGGTTCCTACTGAATGACAGCAGGGGAGAAGCAGTTCCCTTAGCAAAGCATTTTTTTATCTGTATTTTTCAATTGAAAATCCCGCTGCGCTACGACTGATAACTACTAAGGGTTTGGTCATTTTTATTTTAAAAAGAAAATGTTTCGCAACACTGTTTCATCAATGTAAGTCATTCAGGAGGAACCTTCTTACATAAAAGGAAAGAGTCCGTTAATAGTAAGGAGGTTCCTCCTGAATGACGGCGGGGGAGAAAGCAGTTCTCATACGAATCATTAGTTTGTTTCCTACATTTTAATCATTCAGGAGAAACTTCTGAGATAAATGAAAAGTGTCCGTTAATAGTAAGGAGGTTCCTCCTGAATGACGGCGGGGGAGAAAGCAGTTCTCATACGAATCATTAGTTTGTTTCCTACGTTTAAATCATTCAGGAGTAACTTCTGAGATAAATGAAAAGTGTCGGTTAATAGTAAGGAGGTTCCTCCTGAATGACGGCGGGGGAGAAAGCAGTTCTTATACGAATCATTAGTTTGTTTCCTACATTTAAATCATTCAGGAGAAACTCCTGAGATAAATGAAAAGTGTTAGCAAATAGTAAGGAGGTTCCTACTGAATGACAGCAGGGGAGAAGGCAGTTATTAAAAATCCCATTCCGAAGGTCTTTAGATTCTAAATATAGAATTCACCCACCTTTACTTTCTCCTCACTACCTTCGCCCTTCATTTTTACCACATGACGCGCGAATTGCAATACGGAATGATAGCAGGCTTCATCACATTAGGATGGATGTCGCTTGGCTATTTTTTACATTGGGAAAGTACGGTGATGGGAATTTACGCTCCTTATCTCAGCTTATTCATCCTCGCTGCGGCTATTTACATAACTATTCTGCAAAAACGCGATCGCGAAAAAGGCGGCCTGATCACTTTTAAGGACGCGACCACTGCAGGCATGGTGGTGAGTTTTGTGGTTGGATTGATGGTGGGAGCGTACCTCTTCGTGTATGTAAAATATGTTAACACGGATTATCTGAATCAAATGATTACTACTGCCACTGATTATTACAAAACAGAAAAAGCTTCACAGGAGCAAATTGATAAAGGAATTGCTGGCGTAAAAGCGATGTATTCACCGTTCGGACAGTTTACCTATGGCATAGGATCTACGATGATGACGGGCTTGCTGATCACATTGGTAATGTCATTTATCATGCAACGGAATCAGAAAAAACCGGAGCTTAGAAATTAGTGGAATGATTGATTTTAAAAGTTCAGTACTACAATGAGTAAACCATCCATACCAGGCGGCACACGGGATTTATCACCGAAAGAAGTCTTTCGGAGGCAATATATTTTCAACACGATTAGAAGTGTGTTTGAAAAATATGGCTATCAGCCGATTGAAACACCGACGATGGAAAATCTTTCTACGCTGGAAGGAAAATACGGAGAGGAAGGAGACCGGTTGTTGTTTAGAATCATCAACTCCGGTGATCCATTTCAAAAAATAAAAACGGAAAATGGCGCGGAAACTATTTCAAATTTCAAATTTCAAATTTCAAATTTTTCTGAAAAAGGCCTTCGTTACGATCTCACAGTTCCCTTTGCACGTTACGTTGTAATGCACCAAAACGAAATCACCTTTCCTTTCAAACGCTACCAGATTCAACCGGTCTTTCGTGCCGATCGTCCGCAACGTGGCCGCTACCGCGAATTTTACCAGTGCGATG
It includes:
- the mnmE gene encoding tRNA uridine-5-carboxymethylaminomethyl(34) synthesis GTPase MnmE, with amino-acid sequence MFVEDTIVALSTPPGVGAIAVIRLSGKDGITICDTIFKGKVLNDQPTHTLHFGHIMEADEIIDEVVVGIFKAPHSYTKENVVEISCHGAPYIQQRIIQLLIRKGARPAKAGEFTLRAFLNGRLDLSQAEAVADLIASDSESSRKAAINQMRGGFSTEIKRLRDELIHFASLIELELDFAEEDVVFANRQQLKTLLLRLKEAIDRLHASFQLGNVIRNGVTTVIAGRPNAGKSTLLNALLNEERAIVSEIPGTTRDTIEEVINIHGILFRLIDTAGIRDATDVLEKIGVERTMEKIRQSAMLLYVFDVKDMNREDLLYDLSRLPVAEIPVLVVGNKMDGEASRNLPEEFHDVPNILFISAAKHQHLEDLKQQLAEQVLNNEQLNDRTIVTNVRHYEALSNTSNALKDVLYALEAGTSQELFVADIRRALNHLGEITGEITNDDILASIFSKFCIGK
- a CDS encoding low molecular weight phosphotyrosine protein phosphatase, yielding MKILFVCLGNICRSPMAEGIMKQLVQQHQLDWYIDSAATESYHIGKMPDQRAINTCKKHGIDISAQRARKLTKNDFENFDVLYAMADEVLLEIRRDHKDAFNNKKLMLLLDEAFPGEHQSVPDPYYGKEEGFEPVFQLIQNGCKAVLQKHVAIKEPD
- a CDS encoding S46 family peptidase yields the protein MRLRLSVLLFFLVCFSSNSVLAEPPVEGMWLPMLLDQLTLSDMQANGMKFSADEIYSENHASMKDAVCLFANNCTGTVISDEGLLLTNHHCAGGRINSLRTDSQDYLTNGFWAMNHAEEKPCAGLTVTFIISMEDITSKILSVLNNQMEEWQRNLKIDSMSVVVAREKISGTHYGAQVKPFYSGNQFILFVTETFRDVRLVGTPPLSIGNFGGETDDWSWPRQTGDFAVFRIYADKNNAPADYSVDNAPFKPRYSFPVSLSGVKEGDFTMVLGFPGRSNEYASSYAIEFTQNVFNENRNNVNEKIMEVWSDEMESNDTFRKQYLPKYNGVASALKKSSGEVYGLKKADVITWKERYEQDFSNRLATNVSWNKKYNTLLPDLKASYDSLGKLQPYITYNDALLNTELLTFASTFEKLETAAQSKDATEASIQTAVDDERNSAIKFFKGYAREADLDLFAAMTTLYGNEIGFEKAPLALQEAMATFPGDGQAFAQKLFEASFLDDEKKVMSFLEKFKKGSLKKLAKDPVYQLVQGINAYNERFIDLPFEGLRNNISILNRKYMAAQLEVMNDHRFYPDANLSFRIAYGKVESYQPRNGVTYNYFTTLDGVIEKSETANREYKIPDRLHLLYHTKDFGNYADSSGKLRTCFIASNHTSGGNSGSPVVNASGNLTGLNFDRVWEGTMSDLYFDPEQCRNISLDIRYALFIIDKYAGAGYLLQELNIIH
- a CDS encoding DUF4252 domain-containing protein, with the translated sequence MKKVFLLALAVLPLSLFAQNSLPGFFDKYAGHTGFTTVKISPKMFDLIASVDVEDADLSVVKDITGINVLVYEPEEGKTTDLTDKLYTEAKATGFSGYEELLSVVEEGTDIRILAKSAGEGIVSDLLIVGKDDGEFIYVNIAGKMDIKKLSSLANDTDIKGLDHLKDIDNEDKK
- a CDS encoding DUF4252 domain-containing protein, which gives rise to MKIVFSFLLCCFPFVMFAADPQQNNESASDNESTKLSLYIPGFLLQMGSWFVPREKEPELKTALQKMRSTSIVVREGCAYVDYNASHKYDKKMKKISHQNFEELVSVNTEEENVSVQLRQNKKDKIRQVVVLVDDGASSFVFLRLRCNIGMNELKQWMEKDGITKQQI
- a CDS encoding DUF4199 domain-containing protein, with translation MTRELQYGMIAGFITLGWMSLGYFLHWESTVMGIYAPYLSLFILAAAIYITILQKRDREKGGLITFKDATTAGMVVSFVVGLMVGAYLFVYVKYVNTDYLNQMITTATDYYKTEKASQEQIDKGIAGVKAMYSPFGQFTYGIGSTMMTGLLITLVMSFIMQRNQKKPELRN